From a single Pseudobutyrivibrio xylanivorans genomic region:
- a CDS encoding amino acid ABC transporter ATP-binding/permease protein: MKKQNKALILLRMLKLVKPLSGFMILAVVLGTLGFLTAEFIPILGGEAILIGLGIQTKLSWNMLVWLLLSFAILRAIFRFTEQRTNHYIAFTLLAIIRDKVFKALRRLCPAKLEGRDKGDLISLITSDVELLEVFYAHTISPICIAIVSETIMCLFIGSFHPLLGIAALIAFTLVGVILPMIISKRSGTTGDELRAQSGELSAHMLESIRGIDDMLQYSFGEKRLKEISDKTRALSERQGVLSKLTGTNMAIANMLILISDIAMLLVCAWLYQAGQIGFDGFLIPMIALMSSFGPVTALAALGTTLQSTVASGARVLAIIDEEPETEDITGKASVDFDGAEVKNVSFAYAGENVLNNISLQVPKGRIVGIVGKSGCGKSTLLKLFMRFWNACNGEISVSGRNVSEINTADLRDMESYMTQETELFKDTISNNIRIGKLDATDEEVVQACKKASIHDFIMTLPKGYETEVGELGSTLSGGERQRIGLARAFLHNAPFMLLDEPTSNLDSLNEAVILKSLKEEGREKTVLLVSHRESTMRIAEKTLAMEGGRIS; encoded by the coding sequence ATGAAAAAGCAAAACAAAGCGCTGATTCTGTTAAGAATGCTTAAGCTTGTAAAGCCTCTCTCCGGGTTTATGATCCTGGCTGTCGTGCTCGGAACACTTGGCTTCCTTACAGCAGAGTTCATTCCGATACTTGGTGGAGAAGCAATTCTCATAGGGCTTGGGATACAAACAAAGTTATCTTGGAACATGCTTGTATGGCTGCTTTTATCATTTGCGATACTGCGAGCGATATTCAGGTTTACAGAGCAGCGGACGAATCATTATATAGCATTTACGCTGCTCGCAATCATAAGAGACAAAGTGTTTAAAGCACTCAGAAGGCTATGCCCTGCAAAGCTTGAAGGAAGGGATAAAGGAGATTTGATATCTCTCATCACATCGGATGTGGAGCTTCTGGAGGTGTTTTATGCACATACTATCTCGCCGATATGCATCGCTATAGTATCGGAAACGATTATGTGCCTGTTTATCGGAAGCTTTCACCCGCTTCTTGGTATCGCAGCACTAATTGCGTTTACTCTTGTAGGCGTGATTCTTCCCATGATCATTTCAAAGCGGAGCGGTACAACGGGCGATGAACTTCGGGCGCAGTCAGGAGAACTTTCAGCGCATATGCTTGAAAGCATAAGGGGAATCGATGATATGCTTCAGTATTCCTTTGGAGAAAAGAGACTGAAAGAGATAAGTGATAAAACGAGAGCGCTTTCGGAGAGACAGGGAGTTTTGAGTAAGCTTACCGGAACCAACATGGCGATAGCAAATATGCTGATACTGATCTCCGATATCGCAATGCTGCTGGTTTGCGCATGGCTTTATCAAGCCGGGCAGATTGGATTTGACGGATTCCTTATACCGATGATCGCTCTCATGTCATCCTTCGGACCTGTTACCGCACTTGCGGCACTTGGTACAACTCTTCAGAGTACAGTGGCTTCAGGTGCAAGAGTCCTTGCAATCATAGACGAAGAGCCGGAGACGGAAGACATAACAGGGAAGGCATCTGTAGATTTTGACGGTGCGGAAGTAAAAAATGTTTCTTTTGCCTATGCAGGAGAAAATGTGCTGAATAACATATCGCTGCAGGTGCCAAAGGGAAGGATTGTCGGTATTGTTGGAAAGAGTGGGTGTGGCAAGTCTACACTTTTAAAGCTTTTCATGAGATTCTGGAATGCCTGTAATGGAGAAATCTCGGTATCCGGAAGAAATGTAAGTGAGATAAACACAGCGGATCTTCGGGACATGGAAAGCTACATGACTCAGGAAACAGAGCTTTTCAAAGATACGATTAGTAACAATATCCGCATCGGAAAACTTGATGCAACTGACGAAGAAGTTGTGCAGGCATGCAAAAAGGCTTCTATACATGACTTTATTATGACGCTTCCGAAGGGCTATGAAACCGAAGTCGGAGAACTGGGAAGCACCTTGTCCGGCGGCGAGAGGCAGAGAATAGGACTTGCAAGGGCGTTTCTTCATAATGCACCGTTTATGCTTCTCGACGAACCAACAAGCAATCTTGATAGTCTCAATGAAGCTGTGATTCTGAAATCTCTTAAAGAAGAAGGGAGAGAAAAGACTGTCCTCCTTGTATCTCACAGAGAGTCAACCATGAGGATCGCAGAGAAAACATTGGCGATGGAAGGCGGACGGATTTCGTGA
- a CDS encoding sodium-dependent transporter has product MNKDNRGSFSGKIGFVLSAAGASVGLGNIWRFPYLCAKYGGGIFLIVYVLLALTFGYTMIVAETAIGRHTNKSPVGAFNQLSNNKLMGLGGWINAIIPILIVPYYSVIGGWVCKYFFEYLRTDANVIAGDNFFVDFITNGFESELWFIVFAILVLVVIFMGVENGIERVSKFVMPILVVLAVIICIYSVTRPGALSGVKYLFIPNFKHFSIMTVVTAMGQMFYSLSIAMGILITFGSYVKKEVSIEDSTKQVEIFDTAIAVLASLMIIPAVFAFSGGDESMLKAGPSLMFITMPKIFASMGFGRIIGILFFALVLFAAVTSAIALTESAVSTFSDEFKWSRRRGTIIMAVIMVVLGSLSSLGNGPLADVRIIGMQFLDFFDFLTNSVMMPIAALATCILITKFMTVEKLEAEVEQDNHPFKRKAVFSFMIKFLCPLFVVIILVSAILNVFGIISM; this is encoded by the coding sequence TTGAATAAGGATAATCGCGGTAGCTTTTCTGGAAAGATTGGTTTCGTGCTCTCAGCCGCGGGAGCATCAGTAGGTTTAGGAAACATTTGGAGGTTCCCATATCTTTGTGCAAAATACGGTGGGGGAATCTTTTTAATAGTATATGTATTGTTGGCATTGACCTTTGGTTACACAATGATTGTTGCTGAGACAGCAATCGGTCGTCACACTAACAAAAGCCCTGTTGGAGCCTTCAATCAGTTGAGCAACAACAAGCTTATGGGCCTTGGTGGATGGATAAATGCTATTATTCCAATCCTTATTGTTCCATATTATTCGGTAATCGGTGGATGGGTATGTAAGTACTTTTTTGAATATCTCAGAACAGATGCAAATGTAATAGCAGGGGACAACTTCTTTGTTGATTTCATAACAAATGGTTTTGAGTCGGAGCTTTGGTTTATCGTATTTGCGATATTGGTTCTTGTTGTCATTTTCATGGGTGTTGAGAATGGTATCGAGCGAGTTTCTAAGTTTGTAATGCCAATTCTGGTTGTACTTGCTGTTATCATTTGCATTTATTCAGTGACACGTCCTGGTGCCTTAAGCGGTGTGAAATATCTTTTCATTCCTAATTTCAAGCATTTTTCAATCATGACAGTTGTTACTGCTATGGGACAGATGTTTTATTCACTTTCGATTGCCATGGGTATTCTTATTACTTTTGGTTCCTATGTAAAGAAGGAAGTCAGCATCGAGGATTCTACAAAGCAGGTAGAAATTTTTGATACAGCTATTGCTGTTCTTGCCAGCCTGATGATTATCCCAGCAGTTTTCGCATTCTCAGGTGGAGATGAGAGCATGCTTAAGGCAGGCCCATCACTCATGTTTATTACAATGCCAAAGATTTTTGCGAGCATGGGATTCGGTAGAATCATTGGAATTCTTTTCTTTGCTCTTGTACTGTTTGCAGCTGTAACAAGTGCAATTGCCCTTACAGAAAGTGCTGTTTCCACATTTTCTGATGAGTTTAAGTGGAGCAGAAGACGCGGTACCATTATTATGGCAGTGATTATGGTTGTTCTTGGCAGCCTTTCATCACTTGGCAATGGACCACTTGCAGATGTTAGAATTATTGGAATGCAGTTTTTGGATTTCTTTGATTTCCTTACAAACTCTGTTATGATGCCAATCGCAGCCCTTGCAACCTGTATACTTATCACAAAGTTCATGACAGTTGAAAAGCTTGAGGCTGAGGTGGAACAGGACAACCACCCATTCAAGAGAAAGGCAGTTTTCTCATTTATGATTAAATTCCTTTGCCCACTTTTTGTTGTTATTATTTTGGTGAGTGCAATTTTGAATGTGTTTGGTATAATTTCAATGTAG
- a CDS encoding NAD-dependent epimerase/dehydratase family protein — protein MKVLILGASGFLGGTIFSKIKNSGNEVLGTYSKNNKNRDYIKLDVFEISSLTALVTEYKPDVIIWTVMNHEREEEIAEKVMPALCDAVGSRRFIFVSTSVAYEKNMSESVEPFLRTAESYNHHYFNGKIKSEQVISKLPNYCIVRPGSIYGIDPFGEMDNRSLALKKHVDSGDIYIRANNIEFSIVDVNELADAIIELTTNDYVGILNVSEEKPVSHYAFNKALCRKYGWDDSCIVANEEKENIYYLDNSLRKRILKTRIGWL, from the coding sequence ATGAAAGTATTGATTTTGGGAGCCAGTGGGTTCCTTGGGGGCACTATTTTTTCGAAAATAAAGAATAGTGGTAATGAAGTATTAGGAACGTACAGCAAGAATAATAAAAATAGAGATTATATTAAACTGGATGTTTTCGAAATAAGCAGCCTTACTGCTCTCGTGACGGAATATAAGCCTGACGTTATTATCTGGACAGTGATGAATCATGAACGTGAGGAAGAAATTGCTGAAAAAGTGATGCCTGCCCTTTGTGATGCCGTAGGTTCTAGAAGGTTTATCTTTGTGTCTACTTCAGTTGCCTATGAGAAAAACATGTCTGAAAGCGTTGAACCATTTCTTAGGACGGCAGAAAGCTATAATCATCATTACTTCAATGGAAAAATAAAGTCTGAGCAAGTTATCAGCAAGTTGCCGAATTATTGTATTGTTCGTCCCGGCAGTATTTATGGCATTGATCCTTTTGGAGAAATGGATAATAGGAGTCTTGCATTGAAAAAACATGTGGACTCCGGAGATATATATATCAGAGCCAATAATATTGAATTCAGTATCGTTGATGTGAATGAATTGGCTGATGCAATTATTGAACTGACTACAAATGATTATGTCGGGATTCTTAATGTTTCTGAGGAAAAACCAGTATCGCATTATGCATTTAACAAGGCTCTTTGTCGAAAATATGGATGGGATGATAGCTGTATTGTAGCAAATGAGGAAAAAGAAAACATATATTATTTAGACAACAGCTTAAGGAAACGAATTCTTAAGACAAGAATCGGCTGGTTGTAA
- a CDS encoding adenylate kinase, with amino-acid sequence MKKVLVLGCSGSGKSTFSIKLQKKTKLPLYHLDNIWWNADRTHISRDEFDASLADVVKRDTWIIDGDYSRTYENRIKACDTIFFLDYGEKVCMDGITGRVGQERPDMPWTESELDPELVELVQNYEHKNKPKLMKLFSKYPDKNVITFFNREEAEKWLAEGQPEV; translated from the coding sequence TTGAAGAAAGTATTAGTTTTAGGCTGCTCCGGCAGCGGGAAAAGTACATTCTCCATAAAACTTCAGAAGAAGACTAAGCTTCCTTTATATCATCTTGATAATATTTGGTGGAATGCTGACAGGACACATATTTCAAGAGACGAGTTTGATGCAAGTCTTGCTGATGTTGTGAAGCGTGACACTTGGATTATAGATGGTGATTACAGCAGAACATATGAAAACCGTATTAAAGCTTGCGATACCATCTTTTTCCTAGATTATGGAGAAAAAGTTTGCATGGATGGAATTACCGGAAGAGTAGGTCAGGAGCGTCCTGATATGCCATGGACAGAAAGCGAGCTTGATCCAGAACTTGTAGAACTGGTTCAGAACTACGAGCATAAGAACAAACCAAAGTTGATGAAACTATTTTCCAAATATCCAGATAAGAATGTAATTACATTTTTTAATAGAGAAGAAGCAGAAAAGTGGCTTGCCGAAGGACAACCAGAGGTGTAA
- a CDS encoding PrsW family glutamic-type intramembrane protease: MDAKTIIISIIAALLAFVICGFIYQRMIKREVPEPIGKLQAILPVVLGCICVPISAGSGIGLLAVLRIIGIEGAKMQALSAAFFTAFFMAGGVEELFKFLAIIITLVALKNKVRNVYEYILLGAAVGFGFTFVEDFTFGDSIIVLLIRTPLVFTHMTLNMIMGEFIGRARYNKLKGKGPTELYWALAIIIPTALHTLYDAGTIFNYPVLKNDDFIVGGILGGVAILTNIVLLIYVLVRAKKNAEKFSALSVLPEDAQ, translated from the coding sequence ATGGACGCAAAAACAATTATTATTTCAATTATTGCCGCATTACTTGCATTTGTTATCTGTGGATTTATCTATCAGCGAATGATCAAAAGGGAAGTTCCGGAGCCTATAGGGAAACTACAGGCAATCCTGCCGGTTGTTTTGGGATGTATTTGCGTACCGATTTCCGCTGGTTCCGGGATTGGGTTATTGGCCGTATTAAGAATCATCGGGATAGAGGGCGCAAAAATGCAGGCGCTATCGGCAGCTTTCTTTACAGCATTTTTTATGGCTGGTGGTGTGGAGGAATTGTTTAAGTTTCTTGCAATCATCATAACGCTGGTTGCTCTGAAAAATAAGGTACGCAATGTTTATGAGTATATCCTCCTGGGAGCAGCGGTTGGCTTTGGCTTTACGTTTGTAGAGGACTTTACTTTTGGAGACTCGATTATTGTGTTACTAATCAGAACTCCTTTAGTGTTCACTCATATGACATTGAACATGATAATGGGAGAGTTTATAGGAAGAGCCAGGTACAACAAATTAAAGGGCAAAGGTCCGACGGAGCTGTACTGGGCTTTGGCAATCATCATTCCAACTGCTTTACATACTCTGTATGATGCCGGAACAATTTTTAACTATCCGGTTTTGAAGAATGACGATTTTATTGTAGGTGGCATACTTGGAGGAGTAGCAATTTTGACAAATATTGTTCTTTTGATCTATGTGCTGGTAAGAGCCAAGAAGAACGCTGAAAAGTTCTCTGCTCTTTCTGTCTTACCTGAAGACGCACAGTAA
- a CDS encoding alpha/beta hydrolase produces MKTIYKSEKGKEEVLNLYDSQLSRLLAPWKDVYVDTSFGKTHIIETGNLTGIPLLVFHGGNATTAYNLLTCDFIMNDFHIYAVDMVGHPGKSAETSLPSRGYDYGKWVSEVIGGLKYDKISLFGGSFGAGVIAKTMCVCPNKINRVVLYVPSGIKNALAIKSSSMMLPMIAYWITRKDKWLKKCMLPMAITEDNITKDIYETAKLSIDHVKIKKGMPSNVDEKLMKKCTAPTLVMAAEKDCLFPGNGVIERAKIIIPQL; encoded by the coding sequence ATGAAAACGATATACAAATCAGAAAAAGGAAAAGAAGAAGTACTGAATCTATATGACAGTCAGCTTTCAAGGCTGCTAGCACCTTGGAAAGATGTCTATGTAGATACTTCTTTCGGGAAGACACACATTATCGAGACTGGTAACTTAACCGGTATACCACTTCTGGTTTTTCACGGCGGAAATGCCACCACAGCTTACAATCTTCTTACCTGCGATTTTATAATGAATGATTTTCATATATATGCAGTGGATATGGTTGGCCATCCTGGGAAGAGTGCAGAAACAAGCCTGCCATCTAGGGGATATGATTATGGAAAATGGGTTAGCGAAGTAATAGGTGGCCTTAAGTACGATAAAATAAGTCTTTTTGGCGGGTCCTTTGGTGCTGGTGTGATTGCGAAAACAATGTGTGTTTGCCCTAATAAGATTAATCGAGTTGTGCTATATGTTCCCTCAGGAATAAAGAATGCACTGGCAATAAAAAGTTCAAGCATGATGCTGCCGATGATAGCTTATTGGATCACTAGAAAAGACAAATGGCTGAAAAAGTGCATGCTCCCAATGGCTATAACCGAAGATAATATTACAAAAGATATATATGAAACAGCAAAACTGAGCATTGACCATGTTAAGATTAAAAAAGGCATGCCAAGTAATGTTGATGAGAAATTAATGAAAAAATGTACTGCACCAACACTTGTGATGGCGGCTGAAAAGGATTGTCTGTTTCCAGGAAATGGCGTAATCGAAAGAGCAAAGATAATTATTCCCCAATTGTGA
- a CDS encoding nitroreductase family protein — MNVIEAINKRHSYRGRYLSKQVPKDDLVKIMEAGMAAPSGCNMQTTSFMVKV, encoded by the coding sequence GTGAATGTAATAGAAGCAATCAATAAAAGACACAGTTATAGAGGAAGGTATCTTTCTAAACAGGTTCCAAAAGATGATTTGGTAAAAATAATGGAGGCAGGAATGGCCGCTCCATCTGGATGTAATATGCAAACAACCAGTTTTATGGTGAAAGTATGA
- a CDS encoding C39 family peptidase, giving the protein MKRIFKILGFVFCGIICVALIALLVSGIRTKLIQNDYSSVYKNPKYQNPAKIENIDVITQHVSCGYAVIEMFSTWAGKNITEDSLYDEYGTIVTSTGNKFCEEMNKQFPEYDTEIHKYMKNTEFIDIMYDTLSSGKPVPFEWAALYGDEWTLHYSLIIGADIPNDKITVANPYGYYEELTLEELLDRTSFKAYENMPLFMKMGFAIGLFEKNTLFSIK; this is encoded by the coding sequence ATGAAAAGAATATTTAAAATTTTAGGTTTTGTTTTTTGCGGAATTATCTGTGTGGCATTAATTGCATTATTAGTATCTGGCATTAGGACAAAGCTGATTCAGAATGATTATTCATCAGTCTATAAAAATCCTAAGTACCAGAATCCTGCAAAAATTGAAAACATCGATGTGATTACACAGCATGTGTCGTGTGGCTATGCTGTTATTGAGATGTTCTCTACATGGGCCGGAAAAAACATAACAGAAGACAGTCTGTATGATGAATATGGAACCATAGTTACTTCTACAGGAAACAAATTCTGTGAGGAAATGAATAAGCAGTTTCCTGAATATGACACAGAGATTCATAAATATATGAAGAATACTGAGTTCATTGACATTATGTATGATACTTTGTCTTCAGGGAAGCCAGTTCCATTTGAGTGGGCAGCTTTGTATGGGGACGAGTGGACATTGCATTACTCATTAATCATTGGAGCAGATATTCCAAATGATAAAATTACCGTGGCAAATCCTTACGGTTACTATGAGGAACTTACATTAGAGGAATTATTGGATAGAACCAGCTTTAAGGCCTATGAGAATATGCCACTTTTCATGAAAATGGGCTTTGCCATTGGCCTGTTTGAAAAGAATACACTTTTTTCAATTAAATAA
- a CDS encoding ABC transporter ATP-binding protein/permease, with product MILLSADFFLPMRKLGSYFHVAMNGMAASDRIFKFLSEEEPKEKTARLSEIGLDIRLSDVSFSYDDEKQVLDHISADIKENTFTGIVGESGSGKSTIASLIMGRNTIKQGTLTIAGINVFDINEDNLFMNINYVGIGSTFFRGTVRENLLLANPEASEEELWNVLTECNIDGFFKEEKGLDTLLTENAGNLSGGQKQRLALARAILHDAKVYIFDEATSNIDIESEELILSEIKKLAEKKTVIMITHRLMNVVDADRIFVMDNGRISGSGTHVDLLETNNVYRKLWNTQKELEDYGKGGVIA from the coding sequence TCTTCCGATGAGAAAACTTGGCAGCTACTTCCATGTGGCTATGAATGGGATGGCCGCAAGCGATAGGATATTTAAATTCTTGAGCGAGGAAGAACCAAAAGAAAAGACTGCGAGACTTTCCGAGATAGGGCTGGACATTAGACTTTCAGATGTCAGCTTTTCCTATGATGATGAAAAGCAGGTACTTGATCATATATCTGCGGATATAAAGGAGAATACATTTACGGGTATCGTGGGGGAGAGCGGAAGTGGCAAATCAACCATCGCATCTCTTATCATGGGACGAAATACGATTAAGCAGGGAACTCTTACTATTGCCGGAATAAACGTTTTTGATATCAATGAAGATAATCTTTTTATGAATATCAACTATGTAGGTATTGGCAGTACGTTCTTCAGAGGAACTGTGCGGGAAAACCTTCTTTTGGCAAATCCTGAAGCATCAGAGGAAGAACTTTGGAATGTGCTGACTGAGTGTAATATAGACGGATTCTTCAAGGAAGAAAAAGGACTGGACACTCTTCTTACGGAAAATGCGGGAAACCTTTCCGGTGGGCAGAAACAGAGGCTTGCTTTGGCAAGAGCAATCCTTCACGATGCGAAGGTATATATATTTGACGAGGCTACAAGCAATATTGATATCGAGAGTGAGGAACTTATCCTTTCTGAGATAAAGAAACTTGCTGAAAAAAAGACAGTTATCATGATCACTCACAGGCTTATGAATGTTGTGGATGCGGACAGAATCTTTGTGATGGATAACGGCAGGATATCCGGATCGGGAACGCATGTAGATCTTCTTGAAACGAATAACGTATACAGAAAGCTGTGGAATACACAGAAAGAACTTGAGGACTACGGGAAGGGAGGTGTTATCGCATGA
- a CDS encoding class I SAM-dependent methyltransferase — translation MIINDIDNGNAFEWGNTSEDYAKYRDIYPQKFYQTILDLGLCKDGQHVLDIGTGTGVLPRNMYRYGAKWVGTDITENQILQAKRLATEAGMDIDFFTCPAENVDYPDGTFDVITACQCIWYLDAKVIAPKFAKMLKPNGKFLILYMGWLPYEDAIAGKSEEIILKYNPNWSSYGDTVKPVYVPDELLQFFDIVNRMEFLVDVPFSQEGWHGRMRACRGVGAAMNDKQLAAWNEEHMKMLMENAPDNFMVKHYISLAELQLI, via the coding sequence ATGATAATTAATGACATAGACAATGGCAATGCCTTCGAATGGGGGAATACATCTGAAGATTATGCAAAATACAGAGATATCTATCCTCAAAAGTTCTATCAGACTATTTTGGATTTGGGACTTTGTAAGGATGGACAACATGTCTTGGATATTGGAACTGGCACTGGGGTGTTGCCACGAAACATGTACCGCTATGGCGCAAAGTGGGTCGGAACAGATATAACAGAAAATCAGATCCTTCAGGCGAAAAGACTGGCTACTGAGGCTGGTATGGATATTGATTTTTTCACATGTCCAGCAGAGAATGTGGACTATCCGGATGGGACTTTTGATGTAATTACCGCTTGTCAGTGTATTTGGTATTTGGATGCTAAAGTGATTGCACCTAAGTTTGCTAAGATGTTAAAGCCTAATGGAAAGTTTTTAATATTATATATGGGCTGGTTACCATATGAAGATGCCATTGCTGGAAAGAGCGAGGAGATTATTTTAAAGTATAATCCAAATTGGTCCAGTTATGGCGATACAGTGAAACCGGTGTATGTTCCAGATGAGCTTTTGCAATTCTTTGATATTGTTAATCGCATGGAATTTCTTGTTGATGTTCCTTTTTCGCAAGAAGGTTGGCACGGACGTATGCGCGCATGTCGAGGAGTTGGAGCTGCTATGAATGATAAACAGCTTGCTGCATGGAACGAGGAACATATGAAGATGCTTATGGAAAATGCTCCAGATAACTTTATGGTTAAACACTATATTTCTTTAGCTGAATTGCAGCTGATATAG
- a CDS encoding sulfite exporter TauE/SafE family protein, whose amino-acid sequence MILWIIATLCAFFIKGLCGFANTLVFTSILGFGVANVNISPVELLLGYPTNLILTWKNRNKLERKVYIPLALLVLGGSIPGAILLKSVDVRHLKVFFGIVVILIAVEMFFREYQRTNAKDSNLLLGIIGVLSGILCGLFGIGALLAAYVGRVTNSTDEFKANISAVFIVENTVRIFTYYLLGVFTLNSLKQTVILIPFMIIGLFAGMESSKILDERVVKKIVIVLLVISGLFLVGMNL is encoded by the coding sequence TTGATTTTGTGGATAATTGCCACGCTGTGTGCGTTTTTTATAAAGGGACTTTGTGGTTTTGCAAATACATTAGTCTTTACATCTATTTTAGGATTTGGAGTGGCAAACGTTAATATATCGCCAGTGGAATTATTGCTTGGGTATCCGACAAATCTAATATTGACTTGGAAGAATCGTAATAAGCTTGAGAGAAAAGTCTATATTCCTTTGGCATTGTTGGTTTTGGGTGGTAGTATTCCGGGAGCAATCCTTCTAAAGAGTGTTGATGTTAGGCATTTAAAAGTGTTCTTTGGAATCGTTGTTATTCTTATAGCTGTTGAAATGTTTTTTAGAGAATATCAACGTACAAATGCAAAGGATTCTAATCTTTTACTAGGTATCATTGGCGTGCTGTCTGGTATATTATGTGGCCTGTTTGGGATAGGAGCGTTGCTTGCTGCCTATGTTGGGCGAGTGACTAATTCAACGGATGAATTTAAAGCCAATATAAGTGCGGTTTTTATTGTTGAAAATACTGTAAGAATCTTTACATATTATTTGTTAGGAGTATTTACACTTAATTCATTGAAACAAACAGTAATCCTTATTCCGTTCATGATTATTGGATTGTTTGCTGGAATGGAGAGTTCAAAAATCTTGGATGAAAGAGTTGTAAAAAAGATTGTTATAGTTCTTTTGGTAATATCAGGGTTATTTTTAGTTGGAATGAATTTATAG
- a CDS encoding adenosine deaminase, translating to MENIFVEGLKENNINKLLSAPKSDLHNHSTKGCRRAWLAERLQVGIPETPQHLDGLEGMQNWFRSNIKPVCDGYENMLLRWEGAFAEAGRNNITRLVMNFGTAEVNQVGTVEEFRELIEGFHKSYCPDSIFEAELTYPSFGNVEEEVDELDKYAEAGYFKAIDICAGENVQPFEAFLPLYRKAEKYHLNKKMHVGETGSAEDVRRAVETLGLSEVHHGINASTSKETMRFLADNHIQVNACPSSNVILGFAKDYKSHPIKTLVENGVRVTINTDDLLIFDSSIENEYLKLYKAGALSAEQLDEIRQRGLGNL from the coding sequence GTGGAAAATATTTTTGTAGAAGGTTTAAAAGAAAACAATATAAACAAACTTTTATCTGCACCTAAAAGTGACCTTCATAATCACTCGACCAAAGGCTGCAGAAGAGCGTGGCTTGCAGAGCGACTTCAGGTTGGTATTCCAGAGACTCCGCAGCACCTTGATGGCTTAGAAGGCATGCAGAATTGGTTCAGGTCAAATATAAAACCTGTATGTGATGGCTATGAAAATATGCTTCTTAGGTGGGAAGGTGCTTTTGCTGAGGCTGGGCGAAATAACATAACTCGTCTTGTAATGAATTTTGGTACCGCTGAAGTGAATCAGGTAGGAACAGTAGAAGAGTTTCGAGAGCTTATAGAAGGATTCCATAAATCATATTGTCCTGATAGTATCTTTGAAGCGGAGCTGACATATCCCTCCTTTGGAAACGTGGAAGAAGAGGTAGATGAGCTCGATAAATATGCCGAGGCAGGATACTTCAAGGCAATTGATATTTGTGCAGGAGAAAATGTTCAGCCATTCGAAGCCTTTTTACCGCTATATAGGAAAGCTGAGAAGTACCATTTAAACAAGAAGATGCATGTTGGAGAAACGGGTTCAGCAGAAGATGTCAGAAGGGCTGTAGAGACTCTTGGGCTCTCTGAGGTGCATCACGGAATTAATGCATCAACATCCAAAGAAACCATGAGATTTCTTGCGGATAATCATATACAGGTTAATGCCTGCCCTAGCAGCAATGTAATTCTGGGTTTTGCAAAGGATTATAAATCACATCCAATTAAGACGTTGGTAGAGAATGGTGTCAGAGTCACCATTAATACTGATGATCTTCTTATTTTTGATTCCTCAATTGAAAATGAATATCTAAAGCTTTACAAGGCAGGGGCACTGAGTGCAGAGCAATTAGATGAAATAAGACAAAGAGGATTGGGAAATCTATAA